A single genomic interval of Acidobacteriota bacterium harbors:
- a CDS encoding zf-HC2 domain-containing protein — MREHTNCPDLEEIAAWADGRLAEDRQRMIVDHLDQCPDCYDLAAGAIAFNQEVVSAWQTPAAAPVRDFRAAPRWAVPAAAAAALLLAAVLIAIAPIRMAGPTPTAVVPVVPATPVAAPDQAVPAPSGRDTVGEDRLAEVQHPATVLSSVRAAMAGPATVPSAWAAEIRLPDGAAYGFGAPPADGWFALGLRWVEAELHLRAGDPVAAAETLAHIRRDLDRLGGTAELRSGYDRAEVGLRQNEMTELPEALFDRTLTAGGARGAARMELGAWVGGGRIAVRTGCGAYFKHAEIDRLVADVSAAGGPPGVAAAFEEIRRQIDAGLPNTASFRRIDRALVDIGLLVRGE, encoded by the coding sequence ATGCGGGAACACACAAACTGTCCAGATTTGGAAGAGATCGCCGCCTGGGCCGACGGCCGCCTGGCCGAGGACCGGCAGCGAATGATCGTGGATCATCTGGACCAGTGCCCCGACTGCTACGACCTGGCAGCGGGGGCCATCGCGTTCAACCAGGAGGTCGTTTCCGCCTGGCAGACGCCGGCGGCGGCCCCGGTCCGCGACTTCCGGGCCGCGCCCCGCTGGGCCGTACCGGCCGCGGCTGCGGCCGCGCTGTTGCTGGCCGCCGTCCTCATCGCGATCGCGCCCATCCGGATGGCGGGTCCGACGCCGACAGCGGTCGTCCCGGTTGTCCCGGCGACGCCCGTCGCCGCACCGGACCAGGCAGTGCCGGCGCCATCCGGTCGTGACACTGTCGGCGAGGATCGTCTGGCGGAAGTCCAGCACCCGGCAACTGTCCTGTCTTCTGTCCGGGCGGCAATGGCTGGACCGGCTACGGTTCCCTCTGCCTGGGCGGCGGAGATCCGGCTGCCGGACGGTGCGGCGTACGGATTCGGCGCTCCGCCGGCGGACGGCTGGTTTGCGCTCGGCCTGCGCTGGGTGGAGGCTGAGCTGCACCTGCGGGCGGGCGACCCGGTGGCGGCCGCCGAAACGCTGGCCCACATCCGCCGTGATCTGGATCGACTGGGTGGAACGGCCGAACTGCGGTCCGGGTACGACCGCGCCGAAGTCGGCCTGCGCCAAAACGAGATGACGGAACTGCCTGAGGCACTCTTCGACCGGACCCTCACCGCCGGCGGCGCCCGCGGCGCGGCCCGGATGGAACTCGGCGCCTGGGTCGGCGGCGGCCGAATCGCCGTGCGAACCGGCTGCGGCGCATATTTCAAGCACGCCGAGATCGATCGCCTCGTGGCCGATGTGAGTGCCGCAGGCGGACCGCCGGGCGTCGCCGCCGCATTCGAAGAAATCCGCCGCCAGATCGATGCCGGGCTGCCGAACACCGCGTCGTTCCGCCGGATCGATCGCGCCCTGGTGGATATCGGACTGCTGGTGCGCGGGGAATGA
- a CDS encoding CHAT domain-containing protein has translation MNRVIGTAIGLGLFWLMWTAGVRAGDSPPAAAGLTVVKAEAGFAMAKAGVQPADVLLRWRRVAGVAGRDESLTSYFHLREVEILHAPRGGVDILVRRGETERWVAIPAYEWRLSVRPALSGEAGVAQEEGERLLEARDVDGAVARWSTGAAEAATRGDQVTAAWLHFRSGQALAEAKRWTAAVGALGRCADALAAVAAGRFQPIIWDMQGELLRQDKRPELSMEVHRKALAAWAHDGGELGRANSMTGLGHCAWQMVRWPEAVQYYENALAIRREVASDSMIVSVSLTTLATAYSNTGDLAAADRCLLEALAIHRRHLPGHAAEANILNTLGVNASKAGHQIKAQQYFEESLRLKQSQNPDSMAVAYTLNNLAAVARLRGDLALAEDYHRQALKIKLALEPDSISLARSYYNIGQIYMARRDLPAAAEYLNHALQILERKAPRSREYADCQEQLGNLARLENKFDLAESRHQEATAIRKQVSNDPLDQLRTLITLGAIRLESGDPVQAETHYQAALNMARQVAPASLYEARCLRGLGDACLRRGDLVAAEPALEPALKIFAAIAPLTIDEAAAQHLLGDLRRRQDRLPDALACYERAVAALEGQLEKLGGSREIAEAFAAEYAGFYKDVLELKLLLNDPRGAFDVLERFRARSLLAMMAERDLDFSRDVPGELLERLETARTRCREAQDELMQLSPDREPERIAERRRLVAERRREQALVWEAIRKASPRLAALRAPETLTAEQVAAVMGRDTLFLSYAVSERATHLFALLNGQLRVESVPLGRQQVQEAVEYYLAMLSNPASRKVRLMGRAHALYRQFVAPVDDLVRRSQRIVVCPDGPLHMLPFAALGLATNRYLIEEKPVSYVISATVFADGLQDEPPRTARPVVLFGDPDYPGQAAGGPAGRLLRWVLRDDPVPPLPASRDEVQGIAALYPGAHVAYLGAEAREERVKSLDRLPGYLHFACHGFYNPVSPMDSGLLLTIPAEGGDDRDNGFLQAWEVFENVRIDAEQVSLSACDTARGRELGGEGLVGLNRSFLYAGARTVMSTLWSVADASTAEFQKLYYRQLKSGRAKTEAARLAQREFIDGKVRIAATVPTGEPPDLSHPYFWAGFVLNGQWR, from the coding sequence GTGAACAGAGTGATCGGGACGGCGATTGGTCTGGGATTATTCTGGTTGATGTGGACCGCGGGAGTCCGGGCGGGCGATTCGCCGCCGGCGGCTGCGGGGTTGACCGTCGTGAAGGCCGAGGCGGGCTTCGCCATGGCCAAGGCCGGCGTCCAGCCCGCCGACGTGCTGCTGCGCTGGCGGCGTGTGGCGGGCGTGGCGGGCAGGGATGAGTCGCTGACCTCATACTTCCATCTCCGCGAGGTGGAGATCCTGCACGCACCCCGCGGCGGCGTTGACATCCTGGTGCGTCGCGGCGAAACCGAGCGTTGGGTGGCGATTCCGGCATACGAGTGGCGGCTCTCGGTTCGCCCTGCGCTATCCGGCGAGGCCGGTGTGGCGCAGGAGGAGGGGGAACGATTGCTTGAAGCCAGGGACGTGGACGGTGCCGTGGCGCGGTGGAGCACCGGGGCTGCTGAAGCGGCCACGCGGGGCGACCAGGTGACGGCGGCCTGGTTGCATTTCCGGTCCGGGCAGGCTCTGGCTGAGGCCAAACGGTGGACGGCCGCCGTCGGTGCCCTGGGGCGGTGCGCCGACGCGCTGGCCGCCGTGGCCGCCGGGCGGTTCCAACCCATCATCTGGGACATGCAGGGCGAACTCCTGCGCCAGGACAAACGGCCGGAATTGTCCATGGAGGTCCATCGGAAGGCGCTGGCCGCGTGGGCGCACGACGGCGGGGAGCTGGGCCGCGCCAACAGCATGACCGGCCTGGGCCACTGCGCTTGGCAAATGGTCCGCTGGCCTGAAGCCGTCCAATATTACGAGAACGCCTTGGCGATCCGCCGGGAAGTAGCGTCCGATTCCATGATCGTTTCCGTCTCCCTGACGACATTGGCCACGGCATATTCCAATACCGGCGACCTGGCCGCCGCCGACCGCTGCCTCCTGGAAGCGCTGGCGATCCACCGGCGCCACCTGCCGGGTCATGCCGCGGAAGCGAACATCCTGAACACGCTGGGCGTCAACGCGTCCAAGGCCGGCCATCAGATCAAGGCCCAGCAGTATTTTGAGGAATCCCTCCGACTCAAGCAGTCGCAGAATCCGGATTCGATGGCGGTGGCGTACACCCTGAACAACTTGGCCGCCGTGGCCCGCTTGCGGGGCGATCTGGCGCTGGCGGAGGATTACCACCGGCAGGCTCTGAAAATCAAGCTGGCGTTGGAGCCGGACAGCATCAGCCTGGCCCGTTCCTACTACAACATCGGTCAGATCTACATGGCACGCCGGGATCTCCCGGCCGCGGCGGAATACCTCAACCACGCCCTGCAAATTCTGGAGCGGAAGGCTCCGCGCTCACGGGAATACGCGGACTGCCAAGAACAACTCGGCAATCTGGCCCGCCTGGAAAACAAGTTTGACCTGGCCGAATCGCGCCACCAGGAAGCGACGGCGATCCGAAAACAGGTATCGAACGATCCGTTGGATCAACTCCGCACACTGATCACTCTGGGCGCCATTCGCCTGGAGAGCGGCGACCCGGTCCAGGCGGAAACCCACTACCAGGCCGCGCTGAACATGGCGCGGCAAGTTGCCCCGGCCAGCCTCTATGAGGCCCGCTGCCTCCGGGGACTGGGCGACGCCTGCCTGCGGCGGGGCGACCTGGTGGCCGCCGAGCCGGCGCTGGAGCCGGCGTTGAAAATCTTCGCCGCCATCGCGCCTCTGACCATCGACGAGGCCGCGGCCCAACACCTGCTGGGAGACCTTCGCCGCCGCCAGGATCGGCTGCCAGACGCTCTGGCCTGCTACGAGCGCGCCGTGGCCGCGCTCGAGGGACAGCTGGAGAAGCTCGGCGGCAGCCGGGAGATTGCCGAAGCCTTCGCCGCCGAGTATGCCGGCTTTTACAAAGATGTGCTGGAATTGAAACTGCTGTTGAACGACCCCCGGGGCGCGTTCGACGTCCTGGAGCGCTTCCGCGCGCGCAGCCTGCTGGCCATGATGGCCGAGCGCGATCTGGACTTTTCCCGCGATGTGCCGGGCGAACTGCTGGAGCGCCTGGAGACCGCGCGCACCCGCTGCCGCGAGGCGCAGGATGAGCTGATGCAGCTCAGCCCCGACAGGGAGCCGGAACGCATCGCGGAGCGCCGGCGCCTGGTGGCGGAGCGTCGCCGCGAGCAGGCCCTGGTCTGGGAGGCCATTCGCAAAGCGTCTCCCCGCCTGGCGGCGTTGCGGGCGCCGGAGACGCTGACGGCGGAGCAGGTCGCCGCGGTGATGGGACGGGACACCCTGTTTCTGTCCTACGCGGTGAGCGAGCGAGCCACCCACCTGTTCGCCCTTCTGAACGGCCAGCTGCGGGTGGAGTCCGTTCCGCTCGGCCGGCAGCAGGTGCAGGAAGCGGTGGAATACTATCTCGCCATGCTCAGCAATCCCGCCAGCCGAAAAGTTCGGCTGATGGGCCGGGCTCACGCCCTGTACCGGCAATTCGTGGCGCCCGTCGATGATCTGGTGCGACGCTCGCAGCGCATCGTGGTGTGCCCCGACGGACCACTGCACATGCTGCCGTTCGCCGCGCTGGGTCTGGCCACGAACCGCTACCTGATCGAAGAGAAACCGGTTTCATACGTGATCTCCGCGACCGTATTCGCCGATGGCTTGCAGGACGAGCCGCCGCGCACTGCGCGGCCGGTGGTGCTGTTCGGCGATCCGGACTATCCGGGCCAGGCCGCCGGCGGGCCGGCCGGGCGACTGCTCCGATGGGTGCTCCGCGATGACCCGGTGCCGCCTCTGCCCGCGTCGCGCGACGAGGTGCAGGGGATTGCCGCCTTGTATCCCGGCGCCCACGTGGCGTATTTGGGCGCCGAGGCCCGCGAGGAACGGGTGAAGTCGCTGGATCGGCTACCCGGCTACCTCCACTTTGCCTGCCACGGTTTTTACAATCCGGTGAGCCCTATGGACAGTGGGCTCCTCCTGACCATCCCGGCGGAAGGAGGTGACGACCGCGACAACGGCTTCCTCCAGGCCTGGGAGGTTTTTGAGAACGTGCGGATCGATGCCGAGCAGGTGAGTCTGTCCGCCTGCGATACCGCCCGGGGCCGGGAGCTTGGCGGCGAAGGACTGGTGGGGTTGAACCGGTCCTTCCTGTACGCCGGGGCGCGCACGGTGATGTCTACGCTCTGGAGCGTCGCCGACGCATCGACGGCGGAATTCCAGAAACTCTACTACCGCCAGCTCAAGTCTGGCCGAGCCAAAACCGAAGCCGCCCGGCTCGCCCAGCGGGAGTTCATCGACGGCAAGGTCCGCATCGCGGCGACGGTACCAACCGGAGAACCGCCGGACCTCAGCCACCCCTATTTCTGGGCGGGCTTCGTGTTGAACGGACAATGGCGCTAG
- a CDS encoding sigma-70 family RNA polymerase sigma factor — MALDPPIHDPEDFLTRNLPQVERVIRWVGRRRGLPADELEEFRSRVLVRLVENDYDVLRKFRGLSSVQTFLVTVIQRLLLDYIAQEQGRWRPSAAALKRGALAVELEKLMVRGRRTFEEAFAALRARHGESLDRDELFRLAAELPLRRMTTLVPLELVENLAARSQSAEKELGRIRHVEQSARLSAALRDALADLPAEDRLLIRLRYVDGLTVAQLARSFGGNQVALYRRFEKIQEQLRRLLVRRRMVRESVDEMLGCADARKSLNFFDDAVADRGDAGGGEDPGEKPG, encoded by the coding sequence ATGGCGCTAGACCCTCCCATCCATGATCCCGAGGATTTCCTCACCCGCAACCTGCCGCAGGTGGAGCGGGTGATCCGGTGGGTGGGCCGCCGCCGGGGGCTGCCGGCGGACGAGCTCGAGGAATTCCGTTCGCGCGTGCTGGTCCGGCTCGTGGAGAATGACTACGACGTCCTGCGGAAATTCAGGGGGTTGAGCAGTGTCCAGACCTTCCTGGTGACGGTGATCCAGCGCCTGCTCCTCGACTACATCGCCCAGGAGCAGGGCCGCTGGCGGCCGTCGGCCGCCGCGCTCAAGCGTGGCGCGCTGGCGGTGGAGCTGGAAAAGCTCATGGTGCGGGGCCGGCGCACGTTCGAAGAGGCATTCGCGGCCCTGCGCGCGCGCCACGGGGAGTCCCTCGACCGGGACGAGCTGTTCCGGCTGGCGGCGGAGTTGCCGCTGCGCCGGATGACGACGCTGGTGCCCCTGGAGTTGGTGGAGAACTTGGCGGCGCGGAGCCAGTCGGCGGAGAAGGAGCTGGGCCGGATCCGGCACGTGGAACAGTCCGCCCGGCTCAGCGCCGCCCTGCGCGACGCGCTGGCGGACCTGCCGGCCGAGGATCGTCTGCTCATCCGGCTGCGCTACGTCGACGGGTTGACCGTGGCCCAGCTCGCCCGGTCGTTCGGCGGCAACCAGGTCGCCCTCTACCGGCGGTTCGAGAAGATCCAGGAGCAGCTGCGCAGGCTCCTGGTGCGCCGGCGCATGGTGCGGGAGTCCGTAGACGAGATGCTGGGCTGCGCGGACGCCCGTAAATCGCTGAACTTCTTCGACGACGCCGTCGCCGACCGCGGAGACGCGGGCGGCGGGGAGGATCCGGGGGAAAAACCCGGTTAA
- a CDS encoding tetratricopeptide repeat protein, which produces MRRLLLASVILTGWAMTLSAQDANPADSAGWWIRNFGLLTIQEEPLVGRAEQVFGRVAAAADKKGNRLPGLVVIRGDGDPHAVALPDGSIVMSAGGLRLCYRDVPPADGDARLAFLLGHELAHLAKDDFWHRSAFMALQKYPGAEDRRQLLEELLGQAGGAADSGESIRSVVRVKELQADSYGLVYMTIAGYDPAVILGGGQSFFEQWVRQLPHAAAEGGEHPSPADRAVFLRSQMVQVVEELDLFHFGVRLAQLGRYEDAVRLLERFSHRFPGREVFNNLGFCYYELARQTPAFQSHADSLRFKLPALLDPYTPAGRYELRRQEGPEYRQDPLFSGRLDQAIRCLREAADRDPFYVPARVNLASAFILKGEYARALAAAEDASKLDPADAAVGVAKAVALYLLGDNSGLSTSGAAIELLKGIIERRPDSAAAVYNLAAILAERGRAASAREARQAFLRIETTGPHADEVRRVLGLPHPERAARQSPGLQVFYTERVPVGEVTDEIERRLKPMRRIPFDVGDFAGNVYRGDGLRILELDYFVELVEDGAVGVSDRQAWLDRFGPPDRLIRVGGGELAVYRTFALDIAENRVRAVVRFAE; this is translated from the coding sequence ATGCGCCGACTTCTGCTCGCGAGCGTCATCCTGACCGGCTGGGCGATGACACTTTCCGCCCAGGACGCCAACCCCGCCGATTCGGCGGGTTGGTGGATCCGGAACTTCGGCTTGCTGACCATCCAGGAGGAACCGCTGGTGGGCCGGGCGGAACAGGTGTTCGGGCGGGTGGCAGCCGCCGCCGACAAGAAAGGGAACCGCCTGCCCGGTCTGGTGGTGATTCGAGGTGACGGCGACCCCCATGCCGTCGCTCTACCCGACGGCAGCATCGTCATGTCTGCCGGCGGCCTGCGCCTGTGCTACCGGGATGTCCCACCCGCCGACGGCGACGCGCGGCTGGCCTTCCTCCTCGGGCACGAACTGGCCCACCTGGCTAAGGACGATTTCTGGCATCGTTCCGCATTCATGGCGCTTCAGAAGTATCCGGGCGCCGAAGACCGGCGCCAGCTGTTGGAGGAGCTGCTGGGCCAGGCCGGCGGCGCAGCCGACTCGGGCGAGTCTATCCGTAGCGTCGTCCGGGTCAAGGAGCTCCAAGCGGACAGCTATGGTCTCGTCTACATGACCATCGCCGGCTACGATCCGGCGGTCATCCTGGGCGGGGGCCAGTCGTTCTTCGAACAATGGGTCCGTCAACTGCCGCACGCCGCCGCCGAAGGCGGCGAGCATCCCTCCCCGGCGGACCGGGCCGTTTTTCTGAGGAGCCAGATGGTTCAGGTGGTTGAAGAGTTGGATTTGTTCCACTTCGGCGTCCGGCTCGCCCAACTGGGCCGCTACGAGGACGCTGTACGGCTGCTGGAACGCTTCAGCCACCGTTTTCCGGGACGCGAGGTGTTCAACAATTTGGGCTTCTGCTACTACGAGCTGGCGAGGCAGACGCCGGCGTTCCAGAGCCATGCCGACAGTCTGCGCTTCAAGCTGCCGGCACTGCTGGACCCGTACACGCCGGCGGGCCGCTACGAGCTCCGGCGCCAGGAGGGACCGGAGTACCGGCAGGACCCCCTCTTCAGCGGCCGGCTCGACCAGGCGATCCGGTGCCTGCGCGAAGCGGCCGACCGGGACCCGTTCTACGTGCCGGCGCGGGTGAACCTGGCGTCGGCGTTCATCCTGAAGGGGGAGTACGCCCGGGCCCTGGCCGCCGCCGAAGACGCATCGAAACTGGACCCGGCGGACGCCGCCGTCGGCGTGGCCAAGGCCGTGGCGCTTTACCTGCTGGGCGACAACAGCGGGTTGAGCACCTCCGGCGCCGCCATTGAGCTGCTCAAGGGGATCATCGAACGTCGTCCCGACAGCGCGGCGGCCGTGTACAACCTGGCGGCCATCCTCGCCGAGCGGGGACGGGCTGCCTCGGCTCGCGAGGCCCGGCAGGCGTTCCTCCGGATCGAGACGACGGGACCGCACGCTGACGAAGTGCGCCGTGTCCTGGGCCTGCCGCATCCGGAACGGGCCGCCCGCCAGAGTCCCGGTTTGCAGGTGTTTTACACCGAGCGGGTGCCCGTGGGCGAGGTGACAGACGAGATCGAGCGGCGGCTCAAGCCGATGCGGAGGATCCCGTTCGACGTGGGGGATTTCGCCGGCAACGTTTACCGCGGGGACGGCTTGCGGATCCTGGAGCTGGACTATTTCGTCGAACTGGTCGAGGACGGCGCCGTGGGCGTGTCCGACCGCCAGGCCTGGCTGGACCGTTTCGGGCCGCCCGACCGGTTGATCCGTGTGGGCGGCGGGGAGTTGGCGGTGTACCGCACCTTCGCCCTGGATATCGCGGAAAACCGAGTCCGTGCCGTGGTCCGTTTCGCGGAGTGA